The nucleotide sequence GCCGCCCCTGGCTTGGCGGCGACCCTGTCTTCCGGGGCCTCGCGTTTCTCCGGCTTGATCGCGGCATCACCCGCCATCGACGGCAAAGTCTCGTCGGCTGAGATGCTCGTTACTTTCCCTTCCATCCACGGCGGCCGCGTGGTGTAGGAGAGGTCATCCGGATCACTGGAAATGGGGTGAGGCGTCGCGCCCGCCGTCGAAGATTTCGGCCCGGATTCGTCCGTCCCGTCATCCGTAACGCGTTTCTTTCGCGCTTTGGGAGCACGCGATTTCAATCGAAAATCCGGCTTTTCTGGCTCGTCGCCCATGTTCACGAATCGCACCCCGCCTTGGACAGGCACTCAATCACATTCTGAGGAGCACCTCCGGGTGGCACGGCGTCAGTAGCGCTTACCGATCGTTTGCCCCAACGCATCCTCAAATACCAACACCCGATGGGTGGACTCGACCCGATCCAGTCGGATGCCCAACCGCTCATCCGCGATCTGACCCGGACGCACTTGCCGACCGTCGATTGTGACAAATACATGCCCCTCGTCCTGCACCTCACCGATCTCGATGACACTGACCCAGCCGGGAAAATCCGGCGCGGACGCCGAAGCGGGACGAGCCACCACGGGCTCCAGGCTGTCGCTCGGGGCGACACGTCCACGTAACCCCACCATCTTGCTCGTGTTCTCAGCCTGCCGAACGACAATAATGGGCGCAGCACGGCTCTCCACGATCTGCGTTTCCGGTTCGTCCGCAAAATCCAAGGTCACTTCGGATGAGGTGTCTTCCTTTGAAGCCATGGCAGAGCCCACCGCCGCCGTGACGGAATCCGTGGCGTTCGAGACGGATTTTTTGGCTTTGTCCAACAAGCCGCTCAGCGCGCCGGGTTTGGACGGGGCACTACGGGGGGTGGAGGAAATGGGCGCCGAATAAGGGTTCGGCGCCGGAGCCTGCGTCGGGCCCGATGCGCCCGTCTCGATGGACAGGGATTGTTCGCTGCCATCGGCGCCAGCCAGGGCATTGGCGGCATGCACCCCGGCATCGTGCGTCGCCACGACATCCTTGACTTGGGCGATCAACATCCCGGCCCGGGAGCTGGGTGCAGCGCCGCCCGTGGAGGCGCCAGCCGTCGGGGATGAGAGATACGCGTTGCGCTCCGAATCGCTGGCCGGTCCGAAAAAGGACATGTAGCCGTAGTAGCCCACTCCACCCACGATCGCCAGAGGCACCAATTTCAGCACCAGAATAAACGGTTTGAGCAACAAACCGCCAAGCCGAGAGCGACGACGCGGTTTGGCCGCCCGCTTGGATCGCCGGGACGCAGGCCGTTTGGATTCAACCGGCGCCACCGGAGGCGTCGACTGCACGGGAGTCGGCGTTTGCTCCTGCGGGAGGTCCATCGGTGGGTTCGATTCCGCGATCCGCGTTGGGGGCGTCGACCCCATCGGAGGTTGCGACGGTGCCGACGTCATGGGCGGCGTCGAGGATACCGGCGATACCGGCGGGTTCGAGTTGCTCACCATCCAAGGCGGACGCGTGGTATAGGCGCTCGGCGTCGACGGAAAGACGCTCCCCGTATCGCGATCGGTGGGAGGAATCGTGGCCTGACCGTCATGCAAAGCCCCGGAATCGCGAATTTGCGGTCCGTCGGGAGCGTAGGGGGAATGGGAGTCCGACACCACGCTGGGGCCGGTGTCGCCAAAGTTGAACGGGGCTGACGTTATGGTCGTCGAAACCGAGGAGACCCGAAACTGAGGCGCCGAAGAACCATCCGATGATGCCGTGTCGCGCCCGCCCGGATGATTCAAATCATCATTCTGGCGGGATTCACCTGAACCGCTGTTCTGCGCGCACATGCAAAACCCATAGGTGTAGGAAAGTCCCTAGGGCGAACCAATTATGACGGATCTTTTACAAAAAACGTCCGAGAATCGAAGCTTGGCCGCAGATTCGCGGAAAAATCCCCCGACCCGCACTCCGACGCCCGCCTCCGGCGGAGGCCTGGCGCTCAGTATTTCTTTCCGACCACGGCTCCGGTCGCATCCTCGAAGATCAATAAGTTTTGGTCGGCGTCGATGCCCCGAAACGTGATGCCCATTTGCGGGTTAACCACGTCGCCTTGTTTCACCAAAATACTGTTGATGAATGCCCGCGGGGGATTGCCTTCACGCACACTGTTGATGCGCACGGTGCCGACCCAGTCTTGGAATTCAGGCGAAGGGATCGCCGCTTGCGCCGGCATTTTCACCGGCTCCCGCTCCATGATCAAAGTGGGCAACGGCTTGGGTTCGGGAGCCGGAGCGATCACCGCTTCCACCTCCTCCGTGATTTGATCATGAGCCGCGGCGGCGTCTTGCGCTTTGTTCACCAGTTTACCAGCGAGCGACTGCGACCCGACGTCGGCGGCTTCGGCCGGGGGCGGCGTGTCGGCGACCGGGGTGGGTTCTTCAGACGCCCCGAAGAAAGTGGTGTAAGCGAAATAGGCTCCTCCCATCACCAATCCCACGACCAGCAACATAATCGCGATGATCGCGATTTTGAAAATCGGGCTCTGCTCGGGACGCTTGCGACGTTTGCGCGGGGCGATGTCATCATCGTCGTCGTCTTCGCCCCCTGCGAGGGGCACCGCTGCTCCGGCGGGAGGCGGATATCCTGCCGGCGTTTCGCCTTCGCCCGTGACCACCGACAACGGAGGCGGCAGATCCGAATCCGCCGCGACGCTCCCGGCATCAGGTTCCACCGGAATCGGTGGCCGTGACATGCTGATCGGTTTGGGTTTGTCCTTGGGCGCCGCCGTCGTCGGGTCGTCCGGACTGGGGCCGGCGGCGTCTTTTTTGTTGGCCCAGGAAAGTTGAAGTCGCGGCTTTTCGGCCGGTGTCTCCGCGGGGGAATCCGCAGGAGTTTCTGCGTCGGGCAGTGATGGCGCGGACTCGGGAGCAGAGGCCGCCGCCGCCGCCGCTGGTTTGGCCCCGCCCAGACCCTTAAGGGAAAGTCCGGGTTTGCGCTTCACGGGTTCCGCCGCGGGAGGAGGCTCCGGCGCGGGTTCGGAGGGCGCCGACACCTCCGCCGATGGCGTCGGAGTGTCAGCGTCGGTTTTAAAGGAAAGGCGCGGCTTGGGGCGGGTCGCCGACGCTTCGGGAACCGCCGGAGCAGAAGCGGGGGCTTCCGGCGACGTGGCTTCCGGCGACGCAGGCATCTCGGCATCGGACGGGAGTTTGAGCTTCGGTTTGATGCGCAACGACGGCGAAGCCGACGAATCCTCGGTCGGGGACGAAGAACTCGTGTCATCGGAAGACGGCTCTTCCGGTTTTGGCTTGCTGCGGGGTCGCAGTCGCAACGCTGGCGGCTCGGGCTCGTCGCTCATGACAACCTTTTTCATCTGAGTGCGCGGGGGATGCGATTCCTTTTTTCACCCCCGTCCATCGAAACTATTGATTAACAATTCCCTTTCGCAGCCATCGGCGCAGTTGGACGGGGATTTGACGCCGGGCGGAAGCCACCGGAGGGTGCGCGACCTGAAAACCACGTCTCCCTCCATCTCCGATCCCTCCCAGGCGGGCGTAGCGGCTGCGGCGGTGAGCTATTTCCTATGGGGCATATTGCCGATCTATTGGAAACTGCTCGACGGTATTTCCATGGTGGAACTGCTCGCCCACCGCATGGTGTGGACGCTGACGGCGGTGCTGATTTTCCAGACCGTGCGGGGTCGCCTGAGTGGGTTGCGCGATACGTGGGCCGATCCGGTCAGCCGACGGGCGCACCTGAAAAACTCCGCTTTGCTCAGTGCCAACTGGGGGCTTTATGTGTGGGCGGTCGGTCAAGGCAGGATCATCGAGACGAGTTTGGGCTACTTTCTGGTGCCGCTGCTCAACGTCGCACTCGGCCGACTGTGGTTCGGCGAACGACTTCGCCGCGCCCAAAAAGTGGCGATCGGTTTCGCGGCGGCGGGGGTGACGTTGCTGATCGTGCAGGTGAACACGGTGCCGTGGATCGCCCTCGGCTTGGCCGCGACCTGGGCGTCCTACGGCTTGGTGCGCAAACAGTCGCACGCCAGTCCCCTGAACGGCTTGGCGCTGGAAACCACGTTCGCCGCGCCGATTGCGTTGGGCTTCATCGGCTGGCTGACGGCGAGCGGAGGCGCAGCATTTGGGAACACGAGCCCATCGGCGACGTTGCTCATGGTCGGCACCGGCGTCATCAGCATGGTGCCCCTCACGTTATTCGCCTACGGCGCGCGGCGACTCAAATTCACCACGCTCGGCTTGCTGCAATACCTCGCGCCGACCTGCCAGTTTTTGATCGGTTGGCTGGTTTACCGGGAACCGTTCAGCCTCGATCGGGCCGCCGCGTTCGGGCTCATTTGGATCGGCCTGGCCTGCTACACGATCGATGCCGTTCGCGCCAGCCGTCGACCGCTGAGTCCCGTTTGATCCGATTCTAGTAAACCAACGGTTGACGCGGCTCCACCTTGAGCAACTCGACCTCAAAAACCAGCGTCGCCATGCGCGGGATGTCCGGGGAGCGACCGCGCGTGCCGTAACCGAGTTCGTAAGGCACGATAAGCAGACGTTTCTCGCCTTCGCGCATCATGAGCAAACCGTATTCCCAACCGTCGATGACCTTCTTGCGGTCGAGTTGAAAAGTGAACGGTTTGGTCGCATCCTGCATTTCGTCGAAGACCGTGCCGTCGAGTAGCGATCCCTTGAACAAGACGCTGACCGTATCGCCCCGATTCGCCTGCGCTCCGTCGCCAGCGCGGAGTAATTCCGTCCAGAGTCCGGTTGACGTGCGTTCCGCGTTGGGAAACTCGCGCTTTACGATCGCGAGATCGCGCGGCGGCAATTTCTCACGTTGGGCAGAGGCCAAGGTGGGCAATAAGAGAGCTCCGATGAGCAGAACAAAATAACGACGCATGCCCCAAGCTAGGACAGTTCCGGGGGCGGGCGAAAGCTCGATTTACAGCCGAAGTTTTGTCGCCTGCTCGGCCGCCGCGACCGCCGGATGGGCCGCGACGCGTTGCAAGGCCGCTTCGAGTAACGCTTTGCCGGGCTCCGTGCGATGCCAGGTCGAGGCGCCGGAGGGGTGAGGCAAGGGAATACAATCCGCCCGATGGCCGTGATACTCCAGCGGCAGCGTCCGACCAATCAGGTCCTTGAGGGCCCCCACCTCGTAAAATTGTTGGATCGCGAGTTTGCCGACCAACAGCACCAGTCGGGGCCGCAGCAATACAAACTCTCGATCCAGCCAACGACGACACGTCGCGATCTCCTCCGGCGATGGCACCCGGTCGCCGCCCGTCGGCCGTTTTCCCGGGAAACAGCGGCACACGGCCGCGAAATAGACGCGGTCGCGCACCTCGTCCTCCGTCCAACCGAGCGCCCCGTGCAGCCATTTGAAGAGCGTCTTGCCCGCCGT is from Synoicihabitans lomoniglobus and encodes:
- a CDS encoding uracil-DNA glycosylase family protein, which encodes MPAPSVDPNLSIAALRAHLAAVQACERCPRMHRPAVVGRPATHGILLIGQAPGDKEPTLQRPFAWTAGKTLFKWLHGALGWTEDEVRDRVYFAAVCRCFPGKRPTGGDRVPSPEEIATCRRWLDREFVLLRPRLVLLVGKLAIQQFYEVGALKDLIGRTLPLEYHGHRADCIPLPHPSGASTWHRTEPGKALLEAALQRVAAHPAVAAAEQATKLRL
- the rarD gene encoding EamA family transporter RarD yields the protein MRDLKTTSPSISDPSQAGVAAAAVSYFLWGILPIYWKLLDGISMVELLAHRMVWTLTAVLIFQTVRGRLSGLRDTWADPVSRRAHLKNSALLSANWGLYVWAVGQGRIIETSLGYFLVPLLNVALGRLWFGERLRRAQKVAIGFAAAGVTLLIVQVNTVPWIALGLAATWASYGLVRKQSHASPLNGLALETTFAAPIALGFIGWLTASGGAAFGNTSPSATLLMVGTGVISMVPLTLFAYGARRLKFTTLGLLQYLAPTCQFLIGWLVYREPFSLDRAAAFGLIWIGLACYTIDAVRASRRPLSPV
- a CDS encoding FKBP-type peptidyl-prolyl cis-trans isomerase, with translation MASAQREKLPPRDLAIVKREFPNAERTSTGLWTELLRAGDGAQANRGDTVSVLFKGSLLDGTVFDEMQDATKPFTFQLDRKKVIDGWEYGLLMMREGEKRLLIVPYELGYGTRGRSPDIPRMATLVFEVELLKVEPRQPLVY